The Natronomonas salsuginis genome includes a region encoding these proteins:
- the sppA gene encoding signal peptide peptidase SppA, with protein MNGLNTAGRLAIALVVGLLAAAVGWMLFVAFPTSTAELFGVLLAIGVAVGGLRFGGSIAQSVFPAYNAVEVAVEGAITRDGGGGIPIRAPGSASADDIVELIEEADADENAEALVLKLNTPGGAVVPSDDIRLAARAFDGPTVAYTTDVCASGGYWIASGCDELWAREGSIVGSIGVRGSRMTASGLLEKAGLKYEQLTAGEYKEAGSPFSELSDDERAYLQGIIDDYYEQFVETVAEGRDADPETLRDTEARVFLGEEAAEMGLVDQLGTREDVETRLEELLGSAVETTELKPSVGLGERLRGGAQGVAYAFGAGIAARFDDPSGEFRFRL; from the coding sequence ATGAACGGACTCAACACCGCAGGTCGGCTCGCGATCGCTCTCGTCGTGGGGCTCCTCGCGGCCGCCGTCGGCTGGATGTTGTTCGTCGCGTTCCCGACGAGCACGGCCGAGTTGTTCGGCGTCCTCCTCGCCATCGGAGTCGCCGTCGGAGGACTCCGGTTCGGCGGGTCAATCGCGCAGAGCGTCTTTCCGGCGTACAACGCCGTCGAAGTCGCAGTTGAGGGGGCGATCACCCGCGACGGGGGCGGCGGGATCCCGATCCGGGCGCCCGGATCGGCGAGCGCCGACGACATCGTCGAGCTGATCGAGGAGGCCGACGCCGACGAGAACGCCGAGGCGCTCGTCCTCAAACTGAACACGCCGGGCGGGGCGGTCGTCCCGAGCGACGACATCCGACTCGCCGCGAGGGCGTTCGACGGCCCGACGGTCGCGTACACGACCGACGTCTGCGCTAGCGGCGGCTACTGGATCGCGAGCGGCTGTGACGAGCTGTGGGCCCGCGAGGGGAGCATCGTCGGCTCGATCGGCGTCCGCGGGTCGCGCATGACCGCTTCGGGACTGCTCGAGAAGGCTGGACTGAAGTACGAACAGCTGACCGCGGGGGAGTACAAGGAGGCCGGCAGCCCGTTCAGCGAGCTCTCCGACGACGAGCGCGCGTACCTCCAGGGGATCATCGACGACTACTACGAGCAGTTCGTCGAGACGGTCGCCGAGGGGCGCGACGCCGACCCCGAAACGCTGCGCGACACCGAGGCGCGAGTATTTCTCGGCGAGGAAGCCGCGGAGATGGGGCTGGTCGATCAGCTCGGAACGCGCGAGGACGTCGAGACGCGGCTCGAAGAGCTGCTCGGATCGGCGGTCGAAACGACCGAACTAAAGCCGTCGGTCGGCCTCGGCGAACGTCTTCGGGGCGGGGCACAGGGCGTTGCCTACGCGTTCGGAGCCGGAATCGCCGCCCGCTTCGACGATCCGAGCGGAGAGTTCCGGTTCCGCCTCTAA
- a CDS encoding methyltransferase domain-containing protein → MLVVRGSREFLLAPGDTQETDLGILDLPADVTPGTVVETHLGEPFEVRRLRGPDLFDHLERTGAPMMPRDIGLVIGHTGVASGDRALDAGTGTGVLSAYLGRLGVEVTTYERDPEFADVARQNMETAGVSTLVDVRTGDLTEALDELDGGFDLLTLDTGDAPAAVERAPDLLAPGGFLAVYSPFVESTRECVAAARSAGLAEIETLETIQRRMDFDDRGSRPSTAGVGHTGYLTFARFLPSFE, encoded by the coding sequence GTGCTCGTCGTGCGCGGATCCCGCGAGTTCTTGCTCGCGCCGGGCGACACTCAGGAAACTGATCTCGGCATCCTCGACTTGCCGGCGGACGTGACCCCTGGGACGGTCGTCGAGACGCATCTGGGCGAGCCGTTCGAGGTCCGTCGGCTCCGCGGCCCCGACCTGTTCGACCACCTCGAACGGACCGGCGCGCCGATGATGCCTCGCGACATCGGCCTCGTCATCGGCCACACCGGCGTCGCATCGGGAGATCGCGCCCTCGACGCCGGCACCGGAACCGGCGTGTTGTCGGCGTATCTCGGCCGCCTCGGCGTCGAGGTGACGACCTACGAGCGTGACCCCGAGTTCGCCGACGTCGCTCGACAGAACATGGAGACGGCGGGCGTCTCCACCCTCGTCGACGTCCGGACGGGCGATCTGACTGAGGCGCTCGACGAGCTCGATGGCGGGTTCGATCTGCTCACGCTCGACACCGGTGACGCGCCCGCGGCCGTCGAGCGCGCGCCCGACCTGCTGGCCCCCGGCGGCTTCCTCGCCGTCTACTCGCCGTTCGTCGAGTCGACCCGCGAGTGCGTCGCGGCGGCGCGCTCGGCCGGCCTCGCCGAGATCGAGACGCTGGAGACGATTCAGCGCCGGATGGATTTCGACGACCGTGGTTCCCGGCCCTCGACCGCTGGCGTCGGCCACACCGGCTACCTCACCTTCGCGCGTTTTCTGCCCTCGTTCGAGTGA
- a CDS encoding nascent polypeptide-associated complex protein — protein sequence MFGGGGGLNPRNMKQMMNQMGIDLEDIDAEEVIIRTADEDLVFHDADVQRMDAQGQQTYQIVGEPESRPRGEGGDAAAAIDADSDSDSESGFSDDDVEIVAMRTGASEAEAREALEETGDLAAAVQKLE from the coding sequence ATGTTTGGAGGAGGCGGCGGGTTGAACCCGCGCAATATGAAGCAGATGATGAATCAGATGGGAATCGACCTCGAGGACATCGACGCCGAGGAGGTCATCATCCGAACCGCGGATGAGGACCTCGTCTTCCACGACGCCGACGTGCAGCGGATGGACGCCCAAGGCCAACAGACCTACCAGATCGTCGGCGAACCGGAGTCCCGACCGCGCGGCGAGGGCGGCGATGCGGCCGCCGCCATCGACGCCGATTCGGATTCGGACTCCGAGAGCGGATTCTCCGACGACGACGTCGAGATCGTCGCCATGCGGACCGGCGCGTCCGAGGCCGAGGCCCGCGAGGCGCTTGAGGAGACGGGCGACCTCGCCGCGGCCGTCCAGAAACTGGAGTGA
- a CDS encoding DEAD/DEAH box helicase has translation MVTLRYDEGTIRIEDAPTDVARLSFVESDPRSKTHRAAAYRYPFVRRICVDRGLPLDDRVLRTADIGDLRTEYDLRGYQTEALDAWRDANDRGVIELPTGSGKTVVAIGAIAALDVPTLVVVPTIDLLEQWHTELDAEFGEATAIGRLGGGTQRVEAITVSTYDSAYLRADELGDRFGLVIFDEVHHLGGEGYRDIARLMAAPARLGLTATFERPDGAHGAIEELVGEVVYRLSADDLAGEHLADYDIKRIEVDLTADERETYEAHQETFTDYLAQSGIQLRSGSDYQELVKRSGTDPKAREALLAKQRAREVMMNAERKIGALADVLDRHRGDRIIVFTAYTDLVYELASKFLIPPITNETGAEERREILDRFRRGDYSRVVAANVLDEGVDVPDASVAVVLSGSGSEREFTQRLGRVLRPKADNGRAILYEVVTNETAEERVSRRRR, from the coding sequence GTGGTCACGCTCCGATACGACGAGGGGACGATTCGGATCGAGGACGCCCCCACGGATGTCGCTCGGCTGTCGTTCGTCGAATCCGATCCGCGCTCGAAGACCCATCGAGCGGCCGCCTACCGGTACCCGTTCGTGCGGCGCATCTGCGTCGACCGCGGACTCCCGCTGGACGATCGCGTGCTCCGAACGGCCGACATCGGCGATCTCAGGACCGAGTACGACCTCCGCGGCTACCAGACAGAGGCGCTCGACGCGTGGCGCGACGCGAACGACCGCGGCGTGATCGAACTCCCGACCGGCAGCGGGAAGACCGTCGTCGCCATCGGCGCGATCGCCGCGCTCGACGTCCCGACGCTCGTCGTCGTTCCGACGATCGACCTCCTCGAACAGTGGCACACCGAACTCGACGCGGAGTTCGGCGAAGCGACCGCGATCGGCCGCCTCGGCGGCGGCACCCAGCGCGTCGAGGCGATCACGGTCTCGACGTACGACTCAGCGTACCTCCGCGCTGACGAGTTGGGCGACCGGTTCGGCCTCGTGATCTTCGACGAGGTCCACCATCTCGGCGGCGAGGGGTACAGAGATATCGCCCGGCTCATGGCCGCGCCCGCTCGCCTCGGCCTCACGGCGACGTTCGAGCGCCCCGACGGCGCACACGGGGCGATCGAGGAACTGGTCGGCGAGGTCGTCTACCGGCTGTCGGCCGACGACCTCGCCGGGGAGCACCTCGCCGACTACGACATCAAGCGGATCGAGGTGGATCTCACGGCCGACGAGCGCGAGACGTACGAGGCCCACCAAGAGACGTTCACCGACTACCTCGCGCAGTCGGGGATCCAGCTCCGCTCCGGCAGCGACTATCAGGAGCTCGTCAAGCGCTCGGGGACGGACCCGAAGGCCCGGGAAGCGCTGCTCGCCAAACAGCGCGCCCGCGAGGTGATGATGAACGCCGAGCGGAAGATCGGCGCGCTCGCCGACGTGTTGGATCGCCACCGCGGGGACCGGATCATCGTCTTCACCGCTTACACCGACCTCGTCTACGAGCTCGCCTCGAAGTTCCTCATCCCGCCGATCACGAACGAGACGGGGGCCGAGGAGCGCCGCGAGATCCTCGATCGGTTCCGCCGCGGCGACTACTCGCGGGTCGTCGCCGCGAACGTACTCGACGAGGGCGTGGACGTCCCCGACGCGAGCGTCGCCGTCGTCCTCTCGGGGTCGGGCAGCGAGCGGGAGTTCACCCAGCGGCTCGGCCGGGTGTTGCGGCCGAAGGCGGATAACGGGAGAGCGATCCTCTACGAGGTCGTCACGAACGAGACGGCCGAAGAACGGGTGTCGCGGCGGCGGCGGTGA
- the dnaJ gene encoding molecular chaperone DnaJ — protein MSEDFYSALGVSRDADEDEIRRAYRKKAAEYHPDVSDDPDAEEKFKTVQKAKEVLLDDEKRQMYDQMGHDRFEEADKRGATDAGRGGGMGGMGGMGGGGMGGMNDIFEQFFGGGGSRSRNGPREGSDLKTRLRIDLEDAYEGVTKQLTITRPERCPDCDGAGHPPDADSRTCSACNGQGQQTTVQQTPLGRVQQTQTCSQCGGEGTIYSETCSTCRGDGQVRNEATLQVEVPGGIRSGQTLRMDGEGAPGENGGPNGDLLVEIQIEEHEVFERDGDDLRLRHPISFPQAVFGDTVEIETLDGSVEMDVPAGTQSGETFRLRGKGMPRLRRRGHGDLYVQVRIVTPDSLNDEQREALEAFAEAGGEEIDVEKGFFEKLKRSF, from the coding sequence ATGAGCGAGGACTTCTACTCGGCCCTCGGCGTCTCTCGAGACGCGGACGAAGACGAGATCAGACGGGCGTATCGGAAGAAGGCAGCCGAATACCATCCCGACGTGTCCGACGACCCGGACGCCGAGGAGAAGTTCAAGACGGTCCAGAAGGCCAAGGAGGTGCTCCTCGACGACGAGAAGCGGCAGATGTACGACCAGATGGGTCACGACCGCTTCGAGGAGGCCGACAAGCGCGGCGCGACCGACGCCGGGCGCGGTGGCGGTATGGGTGGCATGGGCGGTATGGGTGGCGGCGGCATGGGCGGGATGAACGACATCTTCGAGCAGTTCTTCGGCGGCGGCGGGTCGCGCTCCCGCAACGGTCCACGGGAGGGGTCCGACCTCAAGACCCGCCTTCGGATCGACCTCGAGGACGCCTACGAGGGCGTCACGAAGCAGCTGACGATCACCCGTCCCGAGCGCTGTCCCGACTGCGACGGCGCGGGCCATCCGCCCGACGCCGACTCGCGGACCTGTTCGGCGTGTAACGGTCAGGGCCAGCAGACGACGGTCCAGCAGACGCCGCTCGGGCGCGTCCAACAGACCCAGACCTGCTCGCAGTGCGGCGGCGAGGGGACGATCTACTCCGAAACGTGTTCGACCTGCCGCGGCGATGGACAGGTCCGAAACGAGGCGACCCTACAGGTCGAGGTGCCCGGCGGCATCCGGAGCGGGCAGACCCTCAGGATGGACGGCGAGGGCGCGCCCGGCGAGAACGGCGGGCCCAACGGCGATCTGCTGGTCGAAATCCAGATCGAAGAGCACGAGGTCTTCGAGCGCGACGGCGACGACCTCCGGCTCAGACACCCGATCTCGTTCCCGCAGGCGGTGTTCGGCGACACCGTCGAGATCGAGACGCTCGACGGCTCCGTCGAGATGGACGTGCCGGCCGGCACCCAAAGCGGCGAGACGTTCCGGCTCCGCGGGAAGGGCATGCCCCGACTGCGACGGCGCGGACACGGCGACCTCTATGTGCAGGTGCGGATCGTGACACCGGACAGCCTCAACGACGAACAGCGCGAGGCGTTAGAGGCGTTCGCCGAGGCCGGTGGCGAGGAGATCGACGTCGAAAAAGGGTTCTTCGAGAAGCTGAAACGGAGCTTTTAG
- a CDS encoding nucleotide exchange factor GrpE → MSDEDGDAVETTAAADDSSAVSRDVEEPNEPSGGDPPIEEIAARIEGEPSASVAEEIATLREEVATLRTDRDDLEARLKRKQAEFQNYKKRQEKRREREKARATEALVEDLLEVRDNLSRALEQDESADIRDGVEATFRGLDEVLDGEGVEPIEPEPGTETDPNRHEVLLRVESREPEGTVADLHRPGYEMAGKVLRTAQVTVSDGSAGDNPQDESDE, encoded by the coding sequence ATGAGCGACGAGGACGGAGACGCCGTCGAAACGACGGCCGCCGCCGACGATTCCTCGGCGGTGTCCAGGGATGTGGAGGAACCGAACGAGCCGTCGGGTGGCGACCCGCCGATCGAGGAGATCGCCGCGCGGATCGAAGGCGAACCATCGGCGTCGGTCGCCGAGGAGATCGCGACGCTTCGCGAGGAGGTCGCGACTCTCCGAACGGACCGCGACGACCTCGAAGCGCGGCTCAAGCGCAAGCAGGCAGAGTTCCAAAACTACAAGAAGCGCCAAGAGAAGCGCCGCGAGCGCGAGAAGGCCCGCGCGACCGAGGCGCTCGTCGAGGACCTCCTCGAAGTCCGTGACAACCTCTCACGAGCACTCGAACAGGACGAGAGCGCCGACATCCGCGACGGCGTCGAGGCCACGTTCCGTGGGCTCGACGAGGTGCTCGACGGCGAGGGCGTCGAACCGATCGAACCGGAGCCCGGAACCGAGACCGATCCCAACCGCCACGAGGTCCTGTTGCGCGTCGAGAGCCGCGAGCCGGAGGGGACCGTCGCGGATCTCCACCGCCCCGGCTACGAGATGGCCGGTAAGGTGCTCCGGACGGCGCAGGTGACTGTCTCCGACGGCTCCGCCGGGGACAATCCTCAGGACGAATCGGACGAGTAG
- a CDS encoding PUA domain-containing protein codes for MASDIDALATVADYQFGAGAGRALFDGEVVVQRTGSGRPQQILADGERVVSYSTDGRFTLGAAGGRRLQRVLDAPAYRVVVGDDSEPFVRDGKNVFAKFVREVDSQVRPGDEVLVEHEDGGLIAVGRAELSADAMIDFDTGMAVKVRDGIEEP; via the coding sequence ATGGCAAGCGACATCGACGCGCTCGCGACGGTCGCCGACTACCAGTTCGGAGCTGGTGCCGGCCGGGCGCTCTTCGACGGCGAGGTGGTCGTCCAGCGGACCGGGTCGGGCCGGCCACAGCAGATCCTTGCCGACGGCGAGCGCGTCGTCTCGTACAGTACCGACGGCCGGTTCACCCTCGGCGCGGCCGGCGGTCGGCGGCTCCAGCGCGTCCTCGACGCGCCGGCGTACCGGGTCGTCGTCGGTGACGATAGCGAGCCGTTCGTCCGCGACGGCAAGAACGTCTTCGCGAAGTTCGTCCGCGAGGTCGACTCCCAGGTCCGTCCGGGCGACGAGGTGCTGGTCGAACACGAAGACGGCGGGTTGATCGCTGTCGGTCGTGCGGAACTATCGGCTGACGCGATGATCGATTTCGACACCGGCATGGCGGTGAAAGTTCGGGACGGGATCGAAGAGCCGTAA
- a CDS encoding DUF7535 family protein translates to MSDTDNESLIRTVTPITPKETSIGNKILDAAIGIGALILLLPLAPFLLALWLWDRLQHNKAERGE, encoded by the coding sequence ATGTCCGATACTGACAACGAGTCACTGATACGGACCGTCACCCCGATAACGCCCAAAGAGACGTCGATCGGCAACAAGATCCTCGACGCCGCCATCGGCATCGGCGCGCTGATCCTCCTGCTGCCGCTGGCCCCGTTCTTGCTGGCGCTGTGGCTGTGGGATCGATTGCAGCACAATAAAGCCGAACGCGGCGAGTAG
- a CDS encoding DUF3179 domain-containing protein: MSYTRRGVLGSLAGGASGAVAGCLGRSRDPPEDGSAVTGTPEPTPGSQTSDEPLVDLGVPCTGPEGVVDLSGGRPATEFERAAATPTAEYADGEIPLRETALHLGHELTKLADHDMSGGVNHDGIPSIDAPRFARGDEIELPGCARVFGVDLDGDVRAYPQRILVRHEIVNDVIGGEPVAVTYCPLTGTAQGFYRGGVEFGVSGQLVNSNLVMWDRHRDVRWSQVAATAFEVGDQRGSDDGGLLGRSLREFRLFWTTWNRWLSRHPDTLVMTEETGLARNYNRDPYGSYGPPVSGHYAPGEPRRPNFPLLTYDEADEKRVVVGARTPDGAVAFDKRALMESSVLTGAIGDTPVVAVADRELAVGYVYANPEGVEVEPDGDEYAVDGRTAPPDGLPLDRLDAFDAMWFAWYGFYPDTDRVGI; the protein is encoded by the coding sequence ATGAGCTACACGCGACGGGGGGTCCTGGGATCGCTCGCTGGGGGAGCGTCGGGAGCCGTTGCCGGCTGTCTCGGCCGGTCGCGTGACCCGCCCGAGGACGGTTCCGCGGTGACCGGCACACCGGAACCGACACCTGGGTCCCAGACGAGCGACGAACCACTCGTCGATCTCGGCGTCCCGTGTACCGGCCCCGAGGGGGTCGTCGATCTCTCCGGCGGCCGTCCGGCAACCGAGTTCGAGCGCGCGGCGGCCACGCCGACGGCCGAGTACGCCGACGGGGAGATCCCGCTCCGGGAAACGGCGCTTCATCTCGGACACGAGCTGACGAAGCTCGCCGATCACGACATGAGCGGCGGGGTCAATCACGATGGCATCCCCTCGATCGACGCCCCTCGCTTCGCCCGAGGCGACGAGATCGAGCTCCCGGGCTGTGCGCGCGTCTTCGGCGTCGACCTCGACGGCGACGTGCGGGCGTATCCGCAGCGGATCCTCGTCCGCCACGAGATCGTCAACGACGTGATCGGCGGCGAACCGGTCGCAGTGACGTACTGTCCGTTGACTGGGACGGCGCAGGGGTTCTATCGCGGGGGCGTCGAGTTCGGCGTCTCCGGGCAGCTCGTCAACTCGAACCTCGTCATGTGGGACCGTCACCGCGACGTCCGTTGGTCGCAGGTCGCCGCGACCGCGTTCGAGGTCGGCGACCAGCGGGGCAGCGACGACGGCGGGCTGTTGGGGCGGTCGCTTCGGGAGTTCCGGCTGTTCTGGACGACGTGGAACCGCTGGCTGAGCCGTCACCCGGACACCCTCGTCATGACCGAAGAGACCGGCCTCGCGCGGAACTACAACCGCGATCCGTACGGCTCCTACGGGCCGCCGGTCTCGGGACACTACGCGCCCGGGGAGCCGCGACGACCGAACTTTCCGCTGTTGACCTACGACGAGGCGGACGAGAAGCGAGTGGTCGTCGGCGCGAGAACCCCCGACGGGGCGGTCGCCTTCGACAAGCGGGCGCTGATGGAGTCGTCGGTCCTGACCGGTGCGATCGGTGACACGCCGGTCGTCGCGGTGGCCGATCGGGAGCTGGCGGTCGGCTACGTCTACGCGAACCCCGAAGGAGTCGAGGTCGAACCGGACGGCGACGAGTACGCGGTCGACGGTCGGACGGCACCGCCCGACGGGCTGCCGCTCGATCGACTCGACGCGTTCGACGCCATGTGGTTCGCGTGGTACGGGTTCTATCCGGACACCGACCGGGTGGGGATCTGA
- the dnaK gene encoding molecular chaperone DnaK gives MATNKILGIDLGTTNSAFAVMEGGDPEIIVNSEGERTTPSIVAFSDDGERLVGKPAKNQAVQNPDDTIASIKRHMGEDDYAVEVGGDEYTPEQISAMILQKIKRDAEEYLGDEIEKAVITVPAYFNDRQRQATKNAGEIAGFEVERIVNEPTAAAMAYGLDDDSEQTVLVYDLGGGTFDVSVLDLGGGVYEVVATNGDNDLGGDDWDEAIIDYLAESFEEEHGIDLREDRQALQRLTEAAEEAKIELSSRKETTINLPFIAATDEGPLNLEEKLSRAKFESLTSDLVDRTVGPTEQALADAGYSKGDIDEVILVGGSTRMPQVQEKVEGLTGQTPKKNVNPDEAVALGAAIQGGVLAGDVDDIVLLDVTPLSLGIEVKGGLFERLIDKNTTIPTDASKVFTTAAPNQTSVNIRVFQGEREIAEENELLGAFQLTGIPPAPAGTPQIEVTFDIDENGIVNVSAEDQGSGNKEDITIEGGAGLSDEEVERMQAEAEEHAEEDEKRRERIEARNDAESTLQRAETLLEENEEAVDDAIRSDIEAAMDDLREVVEDEEATTEDLTDATEALAEELQEIGKQMYQQQAAGAEGAGAGAGGMGGMGGAGGMGGAESNDSDEEFVDAEFEDVDDSDDE, from the coding sequence ATGGCGACTAACAAGATTCTCGGTATCGACCTCGGTACCACCAACTCGGCGTTCGCGGTGATGGAGGGTGGCGACCCCGAGATCATCGTCAACAGCGAAGGGGAGCGAACCACGCCGTCGATCGTCGCCTTCAGCGACGACGGCGAGCGACTGGTCGGCAAGCCGGCCAAGAACCAGGCCGTCCAAAACCCCGACGATACGATCGCGTCGATCAAGCGCCACATGGGCGAGGACGACTACGCCGTCGAGGTGGGTGGCGACGAGTACACGCCCGAGCAGATCTCGGCGATGATCCTCCAGAAGATCAAACGCGACGCCGAGGAGTACCTCGGCGACGAGATCGAGAAGGCGGTCATCACGGTGCCGGCGTACTTCAACGACCGCCAGCGCCAGGCAACGAAGAACGCCGGCGAGATCGCCGGTTTCGAGGTCGAGCGGATCGTCAACGAGCCGACGGCGGCGGCGATGGCGTACGGCCTCGACGACGACTCCGAGCAGACCGTCCTCGTCTACGACCTCGGCGGCGGTACTTTTGACGTCTCGGTGCTCGATTTGGGCGGCGGGGTCTACGAGGTCGTCGCGACGAACGGGGACAACGATCTCGGCGGCGACGACTGGGACGAGGCGATCATCGACTACCTCGCCGAGTCGTTCGAAGAGGAACACGGGATCGACCTCCGTGAGGATCGACAGGCGCTCCAGCGGCTGACCGAGGCCGCCGAGGAGGCGAAGATCGAACTCTCCTCGCGAAAAGAGACGACGATCAACCTCCCGTTCATCGCCGCCACCGACGAGGGGCCGCTCAACCTCGAGGAGAAGCTCTCCCGCGCGAAGTTCGAGTCGCTCACGAGCGACCTCGTCGACCGGACGGTCGGCCCGACCGAACAGGCCCTCGCGGACGCCGGCTACTCGAAGGGCGACATCGACGAGGTGATCCTCGTCGGCGGCTCGACGCGGATGCCGCAGGTCCAAGAGAAAGTCGAGGGACTCACGGGGCAGACCCCGAAGAAGAACGTCAACCCCGACGAGGCCGTCGCGCTCGGCGCGGCGATCCAGGGCGGCGTTCTCGCGGGCGATGTCGACGACATCGTCCTGCTCGACGTGACCCCGCTCAGCCTCGGGATCGAGGTAAAGGGCGGGCTCTTTGAGCGGCTCATCGACAAGAACACGACCATCCCGACGGACGCCTCGAAGGTGTTCACGACTGCCGCGCCGAACCAGACCTCGGTCAACATCCGCGTCTTCCAGGGCGAACGCGAGATCGCCGAGGAGAACGAACTGCTCGGCGCGTTCCAGCTCACCGGCATCCCGCCGGCCCCCGCCGGGACGCCGCAGATCGAGGTCACCTTCGACATCGACGAGAACGGCATCGTGAACGTCTCCGCGGAGGATCAAGGCTCCGGCAACAAGGAGGACATCACGATCGAGGGCGGTGCCGGCCTCTCCGACGAGGAGGTCGAACGGATGCAGGCCGAGGCCGAGGAGCACGCCGAGGAGGACGAAAAGCGCCGCGAGCGCATCGAGGCGCGCAACGACGCCGAATCGACGCTCCAGCGCGCCGAGACGCTGCTGGAGGAGAACGAGGAGGCCGTCGACGACGCGATCCGATCGGACATCGAGGCCGCGATGGACGACCTCCGCGAAGTCGTCGAGGACGAGGAGGCGACGACAGAGGATCTCACCGACGCGACCGAGGCGCTCGCCGAGGAGCTCCAGGAGATCGGCAAGCAGATGTACCAACAGCAGGCCGCGGGTGCCGAGGGCGCTGGCGCCGGTGCCGGCGGTATGGGCGGCATGGGCGGCGCTGGCGGTATGGGCGGCGCTGAAAGCAACGACTCGGACGAGGAGTTCGTCGACGCCGAGTTTGAGGACGTCGACGACAGCGACGACGAATGA